A DNA window from Ranitomeya imitator isolate aRanImi1 chromosome 2, aRanImi1.pri, whole genome shotgun sequence contains the following coding sequences:
- the LOC138661982 gene encoding protein EOLA1-like has protein sequence MRLGCLSFRQPYAGLLLNGVKTVETRWRPLLAEYGNSTLAVHIAVRDWEQQEWRGVLQDRRGLAEAQVQELLQRGERFGRGVIAGLIDIVDTWQHSDDVPIEETIDLENKALLLGLQGKYLTTVSNARWLLKPIPARGGKDVWQVTIPDELIPY, from the exons ATGCGGCTCGGCTGCCTCTCCTTCCGCCAGCCCTATGCCGGCCTGCTACTGAACGGAGTCAAGACCGTGGAGACGCgctggcgccctctgctggctgaatACGGGAACAGCACCTTAGCGGTGCACATCGCTGTGAGAGACTGGGAGCAGCAGGAGTGGAGGGGCGTCCTGCAGGACCGGCGGGGGCTGGCAGAGGCGCAGGTGCAGGAGCTGCTGCAGCGGGGGGAGCGGTTCGGCAGAGGGGTCATTGCAG GACTCATTGACATTGTCGACACGTGGCAGCATTCTGATGATGTACCCATTGAGGAGACCATTGACCTGGAGAATAAAGCTTTGTTATTAGGACTGCAGGGCAAATACCTTACGACGGTTTCCAATGCAAGGTGGCTATTGAAACCGATTCCAGCAAGAGGAGGCAAAGACGTTTGGCAGGTGACTATACCAGATGAACTTATTCCTTACTGA